In Anthocerotibacter panamensis C109, the sequence TGCCCCGGTCCGGTGGGGCCACCCGTATCCTCCAAATCTGAGGTTTTCCATGGCCGCAACCGTTACCCTGGGCTTGGTCCAGATGGCCTGCTCGCCCGACCCCGAAGCCAATACCGCCCGCACCCTAGAGCGTATTGAGGCGGCTGCGAACCAGGGAGCCCAGATTATTTGCACCCAGGAATTGTTTCGCACCCAGTACTTCTGCCGGACGGAAGATACTGCCTGTTTTGCCCTAGCAGAAGCCATTCCTGGACCTACCACCGAGCAGTTGTCGAAGCTTGCCCACCAGTATCAGGTGGTTATCGTTGGTTCTCTGTTTGAGCGGCGTGCACCGGGGCTCTATCACAACACAGCGGTTGTCTTGGATGCAGACGGGAAACTTCTGGGTACCTACCGCAAGATGCACATTCCCGACGATCCGGGTTATTACGAAAAGTTCTACTTCACCCCCGGTGATTTGGGCTTCAAGAGCTATGCCACGCGCTACGGCAAGATTGGGGTTTTGGTGTGCTGGGACCAGTGGTTCCCGGAGGCAGCGCGACTGACTGCGGCGAGTGGAGCGCAGATTTTGTTCTATCCCACGGCTATTGGCTGGCATAGCAGCCAGTCCGAGCCGTTAAATCGAGACCAGCATGATGCCTGGGAAGTCATTCAGCGTGGGCACAGCGTCGCCAATGGGGTCTATGTGGCGGCGGTGAATCGGGTGGGGGTAGAGGGCGAGATGCGTTTTTGGGGACAATCTTTTGTGAGCGATCCCTTGGGGCGGATGCTGACGCGCGGCAGTGCCCACGAAGAGCAAATACTCCTGGTCGAATGTGCCCTAGAGCGCATCGAAGATACCCGCCAAAACTGGCCTTTCTGGCGCGACCGCCGCATTGATGCCTATGGTGATCTCCAGCGGCGCTTTGTAGATTGAGAACTTTATCGGTGGGTGGGCTGTGGTCTGTGTATTGGGGATTGAGACGAGTTGTGATGAGACAGCCTGTGCCGTGGTGGAAGAGCGCACTGTGCTCAGTTCGGTCATCGCCTCGCAGATTGAGATTCATCAGCGCTTTGGAGGTGTAGTGCCGGAGGTGGCAGCGCGCGAGCACGTCCTGAGTATCAATACTGTCCTGGAACAGGCTCTTGCCCAGAGTGGCTGTGGGTGGCGGGAAATCGATGCTATTGCCGTGACCTTGGGACCGGGGTTAATTGGGGCGATCCTCACTGGGGTGACCGCAGCCAAGACGCTGGCTTTAGTTCACGCTAAACCTCTGGTCGGGGTCCATCACCTAGAAGGGCATATCTACTCGGCTTTTTTGGCAGAACCGTCTCTAGAGCCGCCTTTTGTGTGTCTGTTGGTCTCAGGGGGGCACACCAGCTTGGTTCAGGTCGCCGCTCACGGAGCCTACAAAACCCTGGGTCAGACCCGAGACGACGCGGTGGGAGAAGCTTTTGACAAAGTGGCTCGCCTGATGGGGTTGGGCTATCCCGGAGGACCGGCGGTCCAAAAAATGGCTCAAGGTGGCGATCCTCAGCGTTTCCTCCTGCCTCGGGGGACGGTGAGTGAACCTTTTGACACCAGCTTTAGCGGACTCAAGACCGCTGTGGCTCGTCTGCTTCAGAAACAACCAGACCTCAATCCGGCTGACCTATGTGCTTCTTTTGAGTGGACTGTCGCCGAAATCTTGGCCCAACGGGTTCAACTAGCGCTGGAGCACACGGGTCTCGACACGGTCATCGTAGCGGGAGGCGTCAGCGCCAATCGGCGGCTACGCGAACGGATCACAAGCCTAGGCATAAAAGAGGGCTGGCGCGTAATCTTCCCGCCTATGCGTTTTTGCACCGACAACGCAGCCATGATTGCCTGTGCGGGGGTTGAACGGTTTCGGCGCGGGGAGGTCACGCCCTTAGATGCAGGGGTTTTCTCCAGGGCGAGTCTGTCCTGAAGGGTTAGGTAAAAACTTAAAATAACTTTTTAGTATCGACAGGCCATGAAGCATGATTCATACTTAGCTAGTCGATGAAGGTTTTCCATTAACCAATCATCGATTATTCAACTACAGGGGGTGGGATGATGCAGATTTCAGCTAGATGGGTAGGAATTTTCTCAGGTTTGATGCTGGGCGCGAGCCAGATTTGTTCTGCTGCTTATGCCGCTTCTTTTACGGTGACCGCAGGAGGGGTTACTGACCCTACAGCAGGCGTCATTGCTGATATTGCGGCTATACCGGGTGCGGTTCGGTCTACGGCGCTAGCTTTTAACACGGGGGTTGTCCCTGCGACTTTCACCAGCCCTAACGGTACCCCCACGCTCCAGACGGGAACAACCGCTACGTCTACGGCACCTACTGGCGACACGACCACGTACCTCTCCGTCGGGGGAGCTAATGTGGATGATGTCATTTGGCTGTTGCCCGGTACTACCGTCCTCAATTACACCGGGTTCTATTGGGGTTCTGTGGAAGCTTCTAACGTGGTCAACATTTTGAATAATGGGACTTTAGTTTTTTCGTTTACAGGAGCGGATGCTATCGCTCAGCTTGGTGTCCAAGCGGGGGACTCGTTCTTTGTCAACTTCTTTGCCCCCTCGGGTGCGGTGTTTAATCGGGTAGATTTTCTTTCTCCCGGCAGTGCTGCTTTTGAGATTGATAGTTTTTCTTTGCGGACCAGTACGGTTCCTGAACCGCTCAGTACGGCCGGACTGCTTGTTTTTGGTGCCATGGGAGCCTCGAAGCTGCGCGGCGGTAATCGCAGGCAGTCCACTCAGAAGTAACGTCTCAAACTATGACGCTCCCTTCGACTTCGCTGAGGGAGCGTTTTTTTTGAGCTAGTCTCTTCTAGTCCGCTATTGGGTACAAGCAATAATGAGCGCCGTAAAAGCCCCCTACCCCAATAATGGGGTAGGGGAGCAAAACCAAGATAGGGTCGGCAAACTTCTAGGGCGGAAAGTCCTCACCCTGCGGGGTGAAGGACCGCTGCTAATAGCGCGGACGGGTGGGCCGCTGAAAATCCTCATTGCCGCTAGGACGCAGGGGACGGCGGGGCGGGTAGCCTGTACTAGGCCCGCCTGAGCCGGGGCGACGTAGAGACTTGCGCCCAATCGCCTTGGGGACCATGGCGACATAATGACCATCAAGGAGGCGCAGTTGGTCCCCTTCGCGGTAGACCTCTAGGTCATAAAACTTGTTGCGGGCATTGTTATCCGGCAAGAGCCCTTCCACACGCAATTTAAAAGCCTTACTGGGCTTCTTTTTTTTCTTCTGCTGGCGAATCTTGACCAGGATATAGCCCTTGTCCTGGGACTGGAAGACGACCTCCCCACGCACAGAAAAATAACTACTGGGCAACTCCCCCGGGACGGAAGGCTCACTAGAAGGAGCTTGCTTGAGTTGACCCTCAGGGGACCAGACCCCGACAATCTGCGCATGCATCCCCCCGACCTCGCGGGTCCGGGGATAGACGACCCACAATTGGGGACGCGTGAGATCCAAATGCTTACGGACCAAGCTCAAAACCCGACCCAAGAGGACTGCGTCAATGGTGGTACCGTCATCGGTCGTAATGGTACCTTTAGTAATATGATCTGCCTCGGGCTCATAATGGCCTTGAATCAGGCCGATAGCCCGGTACTGGAGGGCCTCAGAAGGCACCGGGAAGGGACGCTCAGGCTGATCATTCTCGGGAAGGGTCGGCAGTTCGGAAAAAGTGTTACGGTTCATTGAGCTAACCCAGACCATAATTCTGGAGTATAGCCCTTTTTATTGCTCATGTTGCTGAATTGGACGCGAGGTGGAGCCCGTTGGCTGGAAAAACGCAAAAATTATTGCTCGGGATCGTAGGTGGACTGGTGGGTTTGGCCTTTATCGGAGCCCCGATGATTGGGCTTGTCAGCAGTCTGCTCAATCCGGTAGCAGCACCCGCTGTTGCAGGCAAGGGTGAGGATGGTGGGGTTTTGCAAAAGCAGGCTTCCGGCTACGAGATCGTTCTCAAGCGTGAGCCGAGTAATCTCAACGCGCTGCTCGGTCTAGCTGAGATTCGCCGTAAGCAAGGACGGGTCCAGGACACGATTGCGCTGCTCAAACAAGCCCAACAGTCCTCCCCAGACCCCAGCCTGACCATGAATATAGCCCAGCTCTACCAGCAGACCGGCCAGCCGATTCTAGCCCTTGCTGAGTATGATGCGGTCTTGAGGGCGGTCCCCGACTATGCTCCAGCGCTCTTAGGCAAAGCGATCACACTCAAGATTGCAGGACAGATCAAGCCCGCGCAGGAACTCTATCTCAAGGCGCTAGAGAAAGCTCCCAAGGAATTCAAACCCCAGATCACCCAGGCATTTGAGAGCGTTCCTGTCCCGGCACCTGCGCCGCCCGCGCCCGCCTCTGTGCCGCCTGCCCCTGCGCTGCCCAAAAAATAGGAAGTCATCCGCCGTTGAGATTTACGAGCTTCTGCTCGTACACTAAAACTGGAAGCGACTCGTTTTTATCAGCAGGACAACCAAAACCGATGAATATTGGGGTTCCCAAGGAAATCAAAGACCAGGAATTTCGGGTTGGCTTGACTCCGGCAGCGGCCCAGTACCTGCTTCTGCAAGGCCATCGGGTCTTCGTGGAACAAGGGGCGGGTCTAGGTTCCGGCTTCAGTGATGAACAGTACACTTCCTTGGGGGCGACGGTGGTGCCCTCTGCTGAGGAGGTCTGGCAGCAGGAGATGGTCGTCAAGGTCAAAGAACCCCTGTCCGAGGAATACGACTACCTATGCTCCGGTCAACTGCTTTTTACCTATCTGCATCTAGCGGCTAATCGCCCCCTCACCGAAGCCCTAGTCCAGTCCGGCGCAACCTGCATCGCCTACGAGACCGTCGAACTAGAAGATGGTCGCCTGCCTTTGCTCACGCCGATGAGCATCATCGCCGGACGCCTCTCCGTCCAATTTGGAGCCCGTTTCCTCGAAAAACAGCAAGGTGGGCGGGGGGTGCTCCTCGGGGGTATCCCAGGGGTCCGTCCGGCCAATGTCGCCATCCTCGGCGGGGGGACCGTCGGGACGGAGGCTGCCCGTATGGCTGTGGGCTTGGGTGCACGCGTCCAAATCCTCGACATCAATGTAGACCGGCTCAACTACCTGGAGACCCTGTTCGGTTCGCGGGTCGAGTACCTCTACAGCAGTGCCCAGACGATCAGCGCCATTGTGCCCGATACGGACCTGTTGGTGGGAGCCGTACTCGTGACGGGCGACCGCGCCCCGACCCTCGTCACCCGTAAACAGGTAACAGCGATGCGCTCCGGCTCTGTGATTGTCGATGTGGCTGTGGACCAAGGCGGCTGCGTCGAAACCTTGCATACCACCTCGCATTCCCACCCGGTCTATGTCGAAGAGGGTGTCCTGCATTACGGCGTCCCCAACATGCCTGGAGCCGTACCCTGGACGGCGACCCAGGCACTGACCAATGTCACCCTGCCCTACATTACCCAACTGGCGCGTTGGGGCACTGCGGCTCTAGAGCGCAATCCAGCACTGGCAAAGGGGTCCAATGTGGCTGGAGGGCGGGTGACGCACCCGATTGTCAGCCGCGTCTTCCCGGACCTAGCCTGATGGCCCTCACGTTACCGACGTTTTCGTTCGAGCGGGAGTCCTTGATCGCAGCTCCGGTCGAGCAGGTCTTTGCCTTTCACACCGATCCCCAAAATCTG encodes:
- the tsaD gene encoding tRNA (adenosine(37)-N6)-threonylcarbamoyltransferase complex transferase subunit TsaD, producing the protein MVCVLGIETSCDETACAVVEERTVLSSVIASQIEIHQRFGGVVPEVAAREHVLSINTVLEQALAQSGCGWREIDAIAVTLGPGLIGAILTGVTAAKTLALVHAKPLVGVHHLEGHIYSAFLAEPSLEPPFVCLLVSGGHTSLVQVAAHGAYKTLGQTRDDAVGEAFDKVARLMGLGYPGGPAVQKMAQGGDPQRFLLPRGTVSEPFDTSFSGLKTAVARLLQKQPDLNPADLCASFEWTVAEILAQRVQLALEHTGLDTVIVAGGVSANRRLRERITSLGIKEGWRVIFPPMRFCTDNAAMIACAGVERFRRGEVTPLDAGVFSRASLS
- a CDS encoding Npun_F0296 family exosortase-dependent surface protein, encoding MMQISARWVGIFSGLMLGASQICSAAYAASFTVTAGGVTDPTAGVIADIAAIPGAVRSTALAFNTGVVPATFTSPNGTPTLQTGTTATSTAPTGDTTTYLSVGGANVDDVIWLLPGTTVLNYTGFYWGSVEASNVVNILNNGTLVFSFTGADAIAQLGVQAGDSFFVNFFAPSGAVFNRVDFLSPGSAAFEIDSFSLRTSTVPEPLSTAGLLVFGAMGASKLRGGNRRQSTQK
- a CDS encoding tetratricopeptide repeat protein, giving the protein MAGKTQKLLLGIVGGLVGLAFIGAPMIGLVSSLLNPVAAPAVAGKGEDGGVLQKQASGYEIVLKREPSNLNALLGLAEIRRKQGRVQDTIALLKQAQQSSPDPSLTMNIAQLYQQTGQPILALAEYDAVLRAVPDYAPALLGKAITLKIAGQIKPAQELYLKALEKAPKEFKPQITQAFESVPVPAPAPPAPASVPPAPALPKK
- the ald gene encoding alanine dehydrogenase, with amino-acid sequence MNIGVPKEIKDQEFRVGLTPAAAQYLLLQGHRVFVEQGAGLGSGFSDEQYTSLGATVVPSAEEVWQQEMVVKVKEPLSEEYDYLCSGQLLFTYLHLAANRPLTEALVQSGATCIAYETVELEDGRLPLLTPMSIIAGRLSVQFGARFLEKQQGGRGVLLGGIPGVRPANVAILGGGTVGTEAARMAVGLGARVQILDINVDRLNYLETLFGSRVEYLYSSAQTISAIVPDTDLLVGAVLVTGDRAPTLVTRKQVTAMRSGSVIVDVAVDQGGCVETLHTTSHSHPVYVEEGVLHYGVPNMPGAVPWTATQALTNVTLPYITQLARWGTAALERNPALAKGSNVAGGRVTHPIVSRVFPDLA
- a CDS encoding carbon-nitrogen hydrolase, producing the protein MAATVTLGLVQMACSPDPEANTARTLERIEAAANQGAQIICTQELFRTQYFCRTEDTACFALAEAIPGPTTEQLSKLAHQYQVVIVGSLFERRAPGLYHNTAVVLDADGKLLGTYRKMHIPDDPGYYEKFYFTPGDLGFKSYATRYGKIGVLVCWDQWFPEAARLTAASGAQILFYPTAIGWHSSQSEPLNRDQHDAWEVIQRGHSVANGVYVAAVNRVGVEGEMRFWGQSFVSDPLGRMLTRGSAHEEQILLVECALERIEDTRQNWPFWRDRRIDAYGDLQRRFVD